The genomic stretch CTTCGTCGCGCTCGTGGCGGTAGTCCAGAGCTTAGGCTGGCTGATCGCCTCATTCTATCACTTGCAAGCCCTGCCGCTGATGCCAGCAATCTTCCAGGCGCTTCTAACCATGGCCCTTTACCCGGTGATTACACTCCCCTTCGGCGTCATCCTACGCGAATTGCTGCAACCCCTGCCGGTAGTGCCGAGATGAAGCGTCAGAACGCCAATAGTCGCCGCCGTTTCAACCGCCGCGTGGCCGTGCTCGGCACCGGCAAGTTGGCACTGATGGCGCTGCTCGGCAGCAGGCTCTATTACTTGCAAGTGGTCGAGGCGCCAAGGTACCGGGTACTGGCGGACGAGAACCGGATCAATCTGAACCTGCTGGCGCCGCCGCGCGGGCGCATCCTCGACCGCTTCGGTATCGAGTTGGCGCGGAACAGACAGAACTACCGACTCGTCATAGTCCCCGAGCAGGCGCGCGAGACCGTAGCTGTCCTCGACTCGCTCACCAATTTTATCCCCCTCAAGGCCGGCGAACGTCAACGCATCCTGAGCGAAATTGCCCGCAGGCGGCCCTTCGTTCCTATCACCGTGCGCGAGCATCTGTCGTGGTGGGAGGTGGCCGAGATCGAGGTCAATGCCCCGTATCTGCCGGGCATCTCGATCGACGAGGGACGCCTGAGGCAATACCCTCAGGCCGCCTCTTTGGCCCATGTGCTGGGTTATGTGGCAGCCGTCGCGTCCGAGGAGCTGACTGGTGATCCCCTGCTCGAATTACCCAACTTCCGGATTGGTAAGAACGGCGTCGAGAAATTCCACGACCTCAGCCTGCGCGGTCGCGCCGGCAGCCAACAGGTGGAGGTCAATGCCCATGGCCGTATTATCCGCGAGCTTAGCCGCAGCGAGGGCAACCCCGGTGCCGACGTCCAGCTCACCCTCGACCAAGGCTTACAGACCTTTGCCACCGACCGTCTGGCCGCCGAAAGCGCCGCCGCCGTGGTCCTCGACGTGGCCGACGGCGCCGTGCTGACCCTGGCCTCGACACCATCGTTCGACCCCAACCTATTCAACCAAGGTCTAACCCATCAGCAATGGCGCGAGCTAGTCGACAATCCCCGCGCACCGTTGATCAACAAGACCATCAGCGGGCAATATCCGCCTGGCTCCACGTTCAAGCTAGCGGTGGCGGTGGCGGCGCTAGAATCGGGCGTTCTCGGCGCCGGGTATAACGTTTATTGCCCAGGTCATATGGAGCTCGGCAATCGCCGTTTCCACTGCTGGAAGCGCGGCGGCCATGGCCGTCTTGGTATGGTCGAGGCGCTAGCCCAGAGCTGCGACGTCTACTTCTACGACATCGCGCTGAAGGTCGGCATCAAGCGCATCGCCGAGACCGCGCACAAGCTTGGGTTAGGCAACCGCCTCAGCATAGACCTGCCGAGCGAAGCCGACGGCCTGATCCCAACCCCAGCCTGGAAGCTCGCAA from Alphaproteobacteria bacterium encodes the following:
- the mrdA gene encoding penicillin-binding protein 2; the encoded protein is MKRQNANSRRRFNRRVAVLGTGKLALMALLGSRLYYLQVVEAPRYRVLADENRINLNLLAPPRGRILDRFGIELARNRQNYRLVIVPEQARETVAVLDSLTNFIPLKAGERQRILSEIARRRPFVPITVREHLSWWEVAEIEVNAPYLPGISIDEGRLRQYPQAASLAHVLGYVAAVASEELTGDPLLELPNFRIGKNGVEKFHDLSLRGRAGSQQVEVNAHGRIIRELSRSEGNPGADVQLTLDQGLQTFATDRLAAESAAAVVLDVADGAVLTLASTPSFDPNLFNQGLTHQQWRELVDNPRAPLINKTISGQYPPGSTFKLAVAVAALESGVLGAGYNVYCPGHMELGNRRFHCWKRGGHGRLGMVEALAQSCDVYFYDIALKVGIKRIAETAHKLGLGNRLSIDLPSEADGLIPTPAWKLANWGNKWQQGETLNTGIGQGFVLTTPLQLAVMCARIANGGLAIAPRLTQAVRKSDGDDLTPPPSPPPKLDIPARALAIVREGMSSVVNHRRGTAYAARIENEAWAMAGKTGTSQVRRISKAERDAGITRNEDRPWKHRDHALFVGFAPLHAPRYACAVVVEHGGGGSTVAAPMVRDILAEAQRRDSAREPLTPPAVAAADDRKA